TCATCTTATCCGCATATTTTTTCCCGAAAACAATATAATTTAGGTCCAGATTATATTGTTTTGCAATCAAAATAGCCCACGATGCCGGGAACGTGTTTCCGGTTTTTTGCTTCGACACTGAAGCACTCGATATCCCCAGAAACTCTGCAAGGTTCGTCGATGTCTTGAGATCCGTCTGCTCGGAAATTCGCCTGAAAACGCCCTCAAATTCCAAATCCATTCCCGCTCGACTCACATTGTCCTCCAAGTTTTTCATCTTTATTCTAAATAAAATCAGGAAAAATCTAAGCAATTTACCGGTGTTATAAAAGAAGCTTCAACGCAACGCAAATATTTTTAAATAATACTTGACAAAACTAGCTTTAAGCTATATAGATCCATCTCATAAGTCAATTTTTCAACCAAAAACAAGCAGGAGATTTCATATGAACAAGAAAGACAAAAACCTGGCTCCCTTTGGAAAGTACGAAGGACAGCCCCTCGAAGTCCTTTTGGCCGACAAGCCCTATTGCGCCTGGCTGGTTGGCCAGGCCGACCTTCGCGAACAGTATCCGGATCTGCGTGACATGATCTACAAAGAGCATGGCAATGACATCAAAACGCCTAACCATAACAGAATGCAGGCAGAATATTTGACCAGAGACACGATGTTGAAACTTTTCTACTTGGTCAACCCAGAAATATTCAGTCACGACAAAGAATACTATGTAAAGTGCCTTGATGAATACTTCGTCGACAAGTTGCCTATCGTCAAATCGGTATGTGACCGCATGAACAACAGAGTTTTCGCGATCACAAATATGGCGACCGAAGTATCCGTAATTTCAAAAAACTGGGCTTTGTACGGAGAAAAATCCTACGCTGTCCCCGTTTCTCCGTTCAAAAAGTACATGGATGGAAGAGAACAGGAAAAATATATTTTCAAAAATCCTGTAAGCTTGATCGTCAACGATCCGGAAGAGCTTTACAGAAACACTATTCTGGACTTTAATTTGTTTTACACATTTTTTGATGAATTTCTGTCGTACTTGAATGCATCACAGTTCAAGCATATCAAATCATGTAATCGGTCATTCGAAAATAAGTACAATGATGTTACAATTGAAATCGATTTTTATGAAGAAATAAAACCGAAATTTTCAGCGCGCGTCGAAAAATTCTTTGAACGCGCTCTGTACAGACACTCATCTAGCAATAACGAAACAACCAACATCCCGGATTTCTTGCATGCAGATTGGCGTTACAAAAACCAGAAAATAAACAGTGAACTGTACTATATTGAAATCAAACCTTCTATTGGTGACGACTATCACGCTGTCCTGAACCAGATTTCAAATCGCAGGGAAATGAATAAGATGCATTTCAAGCAGAAAGCATCACAAAACGTGAGATATCTTCTTGTCATCGGCGCCTACGATGGCACCGGCGTTAGCTATGAGAATTTCAAAAGCATCTTCAAGAACGAAGATATTGAAGTTGTGCTTGAAGCAGAAATCGACAATGTAAAGATTCCCAAGATTGAAAACGATTTTAGAATCAGTTTTTTTGAAATCCCTGCTTTGAATGAAATTTTTAACATTCTTGATTCTGTAAAAAAAACAATCAAAAGTGCGGATGAATGTTTTGTAAACAGAAAAAATCGCGCATCAGGATTCTAGACAATTCATATTCAATACTGCGCAGCTGCATGTAAAAAATACGCGCAGCTGCGCAGTGCCCCTTCAGAAAAGCACCCCTTCCAAATTCATCCCGCGTTTCCTGAGCTGGTAAAGCACCTGCTCTTGTTCAGCCTGCAGCTTATGACGCCTACCCCACCTCGCCAGGTCCTTCAACCGGTCATTGCGCAACGCGTCCTCGCGGAATGATCTTGCGCCCTGCCATGTAGGCAGATCGGCCTTCAGAAATTCCAGTGTTTCCCGATTAGGAAAGAACTCCCCGTCACGCTCCGCTGTGGCAGAGAGCCTGTCGAATATGGCAAGTCCGTCAGCATCGAAGTCCCCGAAGTGAATCCAGCGGCTTGACTCCGGAGCCGATTGGAGCCAGGCGGCCACCCCTCTGGAGGCGTAGCCACCCGTGTAGATGAGCAGTCCGGCAGGCAGGGCGAGTTCCAGAAAGGGAGAGAGATTTTCGCAGGTCATGATGAAGTGAAGATGCGACAGATCATACTGCTCGGGGCGAACATGAGAGGACATCAGGACGGCCTGACCCTGGTATTTCGTGACGTCGAAAAGATCTGGGCCTCCTGCTGTGTGCGGGAGCGGAGAAAAAGCCTTGAGCCGCAACTCTCCCCGGCTGGGCTTAAGGGCGAGCCAATCCTCGTAGATTCGGGACAGGATGGAGACGGAGCCGATGTGCTTCGAGTTCCCGAAAAGCTCGGCGCTGAGTTGCTGCCGCCAGACCAAGCCTACGGCCTGCTCGGTCTTTTCCAAGGCCATGAGCAGGCGCAGGCAGTCTGATGCCCGATCGGTGATCCGTACCCCCAGCCCCATGGCCGCCGCCAGTGATTCGGCTGAATCCAGCTTGGCAAGGGCGTCCGAAAACTCGGGCGTAGCTAGCAGCCGCTGCATTTCTTCCTCTTCGACCAACACGGCGCTGTTCTTCTCACGCCGTACGATCCCAGCCCGTTCGAGCATGGCAAACTCGGCGTTCCAACCCACCCTGCCCCGCTCAAGCAACCCTCGCCAGGCCAGACATCTTGCTGTCAGGTCCTTCACGCAATTTCTCCGGCAGGCTCGTCATCGTCGTTTCCTGCGGCAACCGCTTCCGCCGCCTGCGGGACATAGACCCCCA
This DNA window, taken from Desulfomicrobium sp. ZS1, encodes the following:
- a CDS encoding Wadjet anti-phage system protein JetD domain-containing protein, with protein sequence MKDLTARCLAWRGLLERGRVGWNAEFAMLERAGIVRREKNSAVLVEEEEMQRLLATPEFSDALAKLDSAESLAAAMGLGVRITDRASDCLRLLMALEKTEQAVGLVWRQQLSAELFGNSKHIGSVSILSRIYEDWLALKPSRGELRLKAFSPLPHTAGGPDLFDVTKYQGQAVLMSSHVRPEQYDLSHLHFIMTCENLSPFLELALPAGLLIYTGGYASRGVAAWLQSAPESSRWIHFGDFDADGLAIFDRLSATAERDGEFFPNRETLEFLKADLPTWQGARSFREDALRNDRLKDLARWGRRHKLQAEQEQVLYQLRKRGMNLEGVLF
- a CDS encoding helix-turn-helix domain-containing protein; its protein translation is MSRAGMDLEFEGVFRRISEQTDLKTSTNLAEFLGISSASVSKQKTGNTFPASWAILIAKQYNLDLNYIVFGKKYADKMRKDDEDMNLLIKNYVEKKYDFELKDGDYVLKALSGEIVFFVERFLDHIKR